CGTCGTCGGCGGTCCAGCCCCGACCGGCGCGGCGTCCCCGGCCGCCGCGCGTCCCGCCGTCGCGACGCGGCCGAACGTCGCCTCCGCGGGCGCTGCGACGGAGATCCTGCCGGTGCCGCATGACGCCGCGGCAACCCCCGCCACGGGCCCGCTTGCGTTGCCGGCCCCTGCGCGCCGCGTCGCGGCGCCTCCCGGCGCAGTCGATTCGTCGCGTTTCGGGGCCTACGCGCACCAGGTCGAGATCCTTTCGGACGTGACCGGCAACAGCACGTGCGAAGGCGACATCCAGGATTTCGCGAAATACTTCAACGATCGCCTTAACAAGCTCCGCAAGCTCCTGCGCACGCGCCGCGAGATGGCGGGCATGATCCCGATCAAGAGCATCCGCCCCGGCGGCCAGGCCGAGGTGAAGATCGCGGGCATCGTGACGGAGGTCCGTCAAACGAAGAACGGCCACCGTCTCATCGAGATCGAGGACGACACCGGCACCGCCGCGGTCCTCGCCCTCCAATCCGACCACCGGCTCATCGAGGAGGCGGACCTGTGCCTCGACGACGAGGTCGTGGGCATCATCGCGAAGGTCTCCACGAAGGGCGACCTCCTGATCCTGCAGCAGATCATCCGTCCAGACGTGCCGTTCACGCGCGATCCGCGCAAGTCGTCGAGATCGAGCGCCGTCGCGTTCATCTCGGACATCCATTTCGGCTCGAAGACGTTCCTCGCGGACGATTGGGAGCGGTTCGTTCGGTGGATCAACGGCGAGTTCGGCGACTCGAGCCAGCGCGCGCTCGCCGAGAAGACGAAATACCTCGTGG
The genomic region above belongs to Candidatus Thermoplasmatota archaeon and contains:
- a CDS encoding DNA-directed DNA polymerase II small subunit, whose product is VVGGPAPTGAASPAAARPAVATRPNVASAGAATEILPVPHDAAATPATGPLALPAPARRVAAPPGAVDSSRFGAYAHQVEILSDVTGNSTCEGDIQDFAKYFNDRLNKLRKLLRTRREMAGMIPIKSIRPGGQAEVKIAGIVTEVRQTKNGHRLIEIEDDTGTAAVLALQSDHRLIEEADLCLDDEVVGIIAKVSTKGDLLILQQIIRPDVPFTRDPRKSSRSSAVAFISDIHFGSKTFLADDWERFVRWINGEFGDSSQRALAEKTKYLVVCGDVVDGIGIFPGQEEELAIDDGLAQYDFAGEQFARIKRPDLKIIVQPGNHDLVRPAEPQPAFPTKYRRTFPENVTFVGNPCRIAIEGVEILGYHGMSFVDWITRIPGLSFEDPVRVMKEMVTRRHVAPIYGLRTPLAPEHKDYLAMDFVPDIFETGHVHAAGMELFRGIHLINSSCWQSQTAYQKMHGFQPEPARVPIVELDTGTPHFLDFHGGRAAGVDVVGRSAFGENWKDKTMGGGQWQT